A single genomic interval of Spinacia oleracea cultivar Varoflay chromosome 6, BTI_SOV_V1, whole genome shotgun sequence harbors:
- the LOC110804999 gene encoding uncharacterized protein isoform X1, producing MSKEEKLTRCEDPMASHITKVQLLRAQIQAKMASGALKAPPPPADHKKASRRVQASAGKAPSVVHVEESDHEGDDHMVEDNTVPLQADGAESAFAGEGHDSSPASKKRKAGEGQPWGPDDPPFMVISEKDRFKRLTRSLDVLFTPADDEYFEGIPQDEELDGFHMAWAELSVRAAAMARRKHHLRSMEVELDGLRKQKEELSIRVSDLEAENQRMESELEAAEEKSAKWKNSHDKVKARYMSCKASYAKTKKQVDKLEEELLVAQAESKEPKDGPAYIEAWKETEAGAAYSASVGQQSFTLGEESTLDKMRELFARRLPSADFAVFEEDYRAMKLAEEEALMSDMLREEQERLAREDVAGTMTESMTAEAGGPAAEPSSRVVSSQGPPTRTSRGDPKKVRSDREALYHVVKPGVSLGCSSASE from the exons AGTTAACTAGGTGTGAGGATCCCATGGCGAGTCATATCACCAAGGTACAGTTGTTGAGGGCACAGATTCAGGCCAAGATGGCGTCGGGTGCTTTGAAGGCTCCTCCGCCACCTGCG GATCATAAGAAGGCATCAAGGCGCGTACAAGCTTCTGCTGGGAAGGCTCCTTCGGTTGTTCATGTTGAGGAGTCGGATCATGAAGGTGATGACCATATGGTGGAGGATAACACTGTTCCCCTCCAGGCTGATGGTGCTGAGTCGGCTTTCGCTGGTGAGGGACATGACTCGTCCCCGGCTTCGAAGAAGAGGAAGGCAGGAGAAGGTCAACCATGGGGTCCTGACGATCCTCCCTTCATGGTGATTAGTGAGAAAGATCGCTTCAAGCGCCTCACTAGGAGCTTAGACGTGCTTTTTACCCCGGCTGATGATGAGTATTTTGAGGGGATTCCTCAGGATGAGGAGTTAGATGGATTCCACATGGCTTGGGCTGAG CTCTCCGTTCGTGCGGCGGCTATGGCTAGACGCAAGCATCACCTTAGGAGTATGGAGGTTGAGCTTGATGGTCTTAGGAAGCAAAAGGAGGAGCTTTCTATCAGGGTGTCCGATCTTGAGGCTGAGAATCAGAGGATGGAGTCCGAGCTTGAGGCGGCGGAGGAGAAGTCAGCTAAGTGGAAGAATTCTCATGACAAGGTGAAGGCGAGATACATGTCATGTAAAGCTTCATATGCAAAGACGAAAAAGCAGGTGGATAagcttgaggaagagttacttGTAGCCCAGGCGGAGAGCAAGGAGCCCAAGGATGGCCCAGCTTACATTGAGGCGTGGAAGGAGACCGAGGCCGGGGCGGCTTACTCAGCTAGTGTGGGTCAGCAGTCTTTTACACTTGGGGAGGAGTCCACTCTGGACAAGATGCGTGAGCTGTTTGCGCGCAGGCTTCCTTCTGCTGACTTTGCCGTTTTCGAGGAAGATTATCGTGCCATGAAGCTTGCCGAGGAGGAGGCTCTTATGTCTGACATGCTCAGGGAGGAGCAGGAGCGATTGGCTAGGGAGGACGTTGCCGGGACCATGACTGAGAGCATGACAGCGGAGGCTGGAGGTCCGGCTGCGGAGCCTTCTTCTAGAGTGGTTTCTTCCCAGGGGCCTCCGACTCGTACCTCTCGGGGTGATCCGAAGAAGGTTCGAAGTGATCGAGAGGCTCTGTACCACGTGGTGAAGCCCGGTGTTTCTCTTGGTTGTTCTTCTGCTTCTGAGTAG
- the LOC110804999 gene encoding uncharacterized protein isoform X2 — protein MASHITKVQLLRAQIQAKMASGALKAPPPPADHKKASRRVQASAGKAPSVVHVEESDHEGDDHMVEDNTVPLQADGAESAFAGEGHDSSPASKKRKAGEGQPWGPDDPPFMVISEKDRFKRLTRSLDVLFTPADDEYFEGIPQDEELDGFHMAWAELSVRAAAMARRKHHLRSMEVELDGLRKQKEELSIRVSDLEAENQRMESELEAAEEKSAKWKNSHDKVKARYMSCKASYAKTKKQVDKLEEELLVAQAESKEPKDGPAYIEAWKETEAGAAYSASVGQQSFTLGEESTLDKMRELFARRLPSADFAVFEEDYRAMKLAEEEALMSDMLREEQERLAREDVAGTMTESMTAEAGGPAAEPSSRVVSSQGPPTRTSRGDPKKVRSDREALYHVVKPGVSLGCSSASE, from the exons ATGGCGAGTCATATCACCAAGGTACAGTTGTTGAGGGCACAGATTCAGGCCAAGATGGCGTCGGGTGCTTTGAAGGCTCCTCCGCCACCTGCG GATCATAAGAAGGCATCAAGGCGCGTACAAGCTTCTGCTGGGAAGGCTCCTTCGGTTGTTCATGTTGAGGAGTCGGATCATGAAGGTGATGACCATATGGTGGAGGATAACACTGTTCCCCTCCAGGCTGATGGTGCTGAGTCGGCTTTCGCTGGTGAGGGACATGACTCGTCCCCGGCTTCGAAGAAGAGGAAGGCAGGAGAAGGTCAACCATGGGGTCCTGACGATCCTCCCTTCATGGTGATTAGTGAGAAAGATCGCTTCAAGCGCCTCACTAGGAGCTTAGACGTGCTTTTTACCCCGGCTGATGATGAGTATTTTGAGGGGATTCCTCAGGATGAGGAGTTAGATGGATTCCACATGGCTTGGGCTGAG CTCTCCGTTCGTGCGGCGGCTATGGCTAGACGCAAGCATCACCTTAGGAGTATGGAGGTTGAGCTTGATGGTCTTAGGAAGCAAAAGGAGGAGCTTTCTATCAGGGTGTCCGATCTTGAGGCTGAGAATCAGAGGATGGAGTCCGAGCTTGAGGCGGCGGAGGAGAAGTCAGCTAAGTGGAAGAATTCTCATGACAAGGTGAAGGCGAGATACATGTCATGTAAAGCTTCATATGCAAAGACGAAAAAGCAGGTGGATAagcttgaggaagagttacttGTAGCCCAGGCGGAGAGCAAGGAGCCCAAGGATGGCCCAGCTTACATTGAGGCGTGGAAGGAGACCGAGGCCGGGGCGGCTTACTCAGCTAGTGTGGGTCAGCAGTCTTTTACACTTGGGGAGGAGTCCACTCTGGACAAGATGCGTGAGCTGTTTGCGCGCAGGCTTCCTTCTGCTGACTTTGCCGTTTTCGAGGAAGATTATCGTGCCATGAAGCTTGCCGAGGAGGAGGCTCTTATGTCTGACATGCTCAGGGAGGAGCAGGAGCGATTGGCTAGGGAGGACGTTGCCGGGACCATGACTGAGAGCATGACAGCGGAGGCTGGAGGTCCGGCTGCGGAGCCTTCTTCTAGAGTGGTTTCTTCCCAGGGGCCTCCGACTCGTACCTCTCGGGGTGATCCGAAGAAGGTTCGAAGTGATCGAGAGGCTCTGTACCACGTGGTGAAGCCCGGTGTTTCTCTTGGTTGTTCTTCTGCTTCTGAGTAG